From the Paenibacillus sp. FSL H8-0548 genome, one window contains:
- the prpB gene encoding methylisocitrate lyase, with protein sequence MKSIELSLAAKFLSDRFFSQKAVVGMGHSAGDRLRKALTLEKPLQVAGTINAYSAIMAERVGFRALYLSGAGVANAAFGLPDLGITTLQDSLEEVRRITSATEQPLLVDVDTGFGGAFQIARTIKLMTRAGAAGVHIEDQIADKRCGHRPNKAIVRQEEMVDRIRAAADAKEDSQFVIMARTDALAVEGLNAAIERACACVEAGADMIFPEAVARLEDYRAFADAVKVPILANITEFGQTPLYTTEELRSAGVSLALYPLSAFRAMSAAALQVYQTIRREGTQKTVLEQMQTRAELYDFLDYFSYEEKLDQLYSSREEDKSDGD encoded by the coding sequence ATGAAATCCATCGAATTGTCATTAGCAGCAAAATTCTTAAGTGATCGTTTTTTTTCTCAGAAGGCGGTGGTGGGAATGGGTCATTCAGCTGGAGATCGACTTCGTAAAGCGCTAACACTCGAAAAGCCGCTGCAGGTGGCTGGAACGATAAATGCTTATTCGGCAATTATGGCGGAGAGAGTAGGGTTTCGAGCTTTATATCTATCTGGCGCAGGCGTAGCGAATGCAGCATTTGGCTTGCCGGATCTGGGCATAACAACGCTGCAGGACAGTCTTGAGGAGGTTAGGAGAATTACAAGCGCGACCGAGCAGCCTTTGCTAGTTGATGTGGATACGGGCTTTGGCGGCGCTTTTCAAATCGCTCGCACGATAAAGCTTATGACCCGAGCAGGAGCTGCAGGTGTCCATATCGAGGATCAAATTGCCGACAAGAGATGCGGTCACCGACCTAATAAAGCGATCGTGCGTCAAGAAGAGATGGTCGATCGAATCAGAGCTGCGGCGGACGCCAAGGAGGATTCACAATTCGTTATTATGGCTCGTACAGATGCACTGGCAGTCGAGGGATTAAATGCTGCGATCGAGAGGGCATGTGCATGCGTCGAGGCTGGTGCCGATATGATTTTCCCTGAAGCGGTTGCAAGACTCGAGGATTACCGTGCTTTTGCCGATGCGGTCAAGGTGCCCATTCTAGCGAACATCACAGAATTTGGCCAAACCCCGCTTTATACTACCGAGGAGCTAAGAAGCGCTGGCGTCAGTCTAGCTCTTTATCCGTTATCGGCCTTTCGAGCGATGAGCGCCGCCGCGCTGCAGGTCTACCAGACAATCAGACGCGAGGGTACGCAAAAAACGGTTCTAGAACAGATGCAAACGAGGGCTGAGCTTTATGATTTTCTAGACTATTTCAGCTATGAGGAGAAGCTTGATCAGCTGTATAGCAGTCGTGAGGAGGACAAAAGCGATGGCGACTAA
- a CDS encoding acyl-CoA dehydrogenase family protein — MELRFTQQQAELQRVVRQFAETELAAAVPIMEQKDEFPSRLIARLAELGFMGLPIEPQWGGAGADYISYIIAIHEISKISAAVGVILSVHTSVGTLPILQYGTEAQISKYVSKLAAGQWLGAFALTEASAGSDAAAIRTSAVLDGEHYILNGSKLFITNAGAANTYVTFAVTDSTMGSRGITAFIVEGDMEGLTIGRKEKKLGLHGSSTCEVIFDQLKVPLSQRLGKEGEGFTIAKASLDGGRIGIAAQALGIAESALQQLEKQFLPLVSGTEKKRPLYKPSYAVLADLTAQVEASRLLVYQAAYLRQMDLPCTKEASIAKMFASDTAVAVTDAAISLFGLAGCMKELPLERLFRDAKATQIYEGTNEIHRIVISSKILK, encoded by the coding sequence GTGGAGCTCCGATTTACGCAGCAGCAAGCAGAGCTGCAAAGAGTGGTTCGGCAATTCGCTGAGACTGAGCTTGCCGCGGCTGTTCCAATTATGGAGCAAAAGGATGAATTTCCGAGTCGGCTTATTGCTAGGTTGGCAGAGCTCGGTTTTATGGGCCTTCCTATCGAGCCTCAATGGGGAGGCGCAGGAGCCGATTATATTTCTTACATCATAGCTATCCATGAAATTTCCAAAATAAGTGCAGCCGTTGGTGTTATTCTCTCCGTTCATACTTCTGTCGGCACTCTCCCTATCTTGCAATATGGTACAGAAGCTCAAATTTCTAAATATGTAAGTAAGCTTGCCGCTGGGCAGTGGTTGGGTGCTTTCGCATTAACGGAGGCCAGTGCTGGATCGGATGCAGCCGCTATCCGCACTTCAGCTGTACTAGACGGTGAGCACTATATACTAAATGGTTCAAAGCTTTTTATTACGAACGCTGGCGCTGCAAATACGTATGTCACCTTTGCGGTTACTGATTCGACTATGGGCTCACGCGGAATTACTGCATTTATTGTAGAAGGAGATATGGAAGGACTGACCATCGGCAGAAAAGAAAAAAAGCTAGGCTTGCACGGCTCTAGCACCTGTGAAGTCATATTTGATCAGCTTAAAGTACCTTTATCTCAGCGACTTGGCAAAGAAGGGGAAGGCTTTACAATTGCAAAAGCTTCACTTGATGGCGGTCGAATCGGAATTGCAGCGCAGGCGCTCGGAATTGCGGAGTCAGCATTGCAGCAGCTCGAGAAGCAGTTTCTACCTCTAGTAAGCGGTACAGAAAAAAAACGACCACTTTATAAACCGAGCTATGCTGTGCTAGCCGATTTGACTGCTCAGGTGGAGGCATCGAGATTGCTTGTATACCAAGCGGCATATTTGCGTCAAATGGATTTGCCTTGTACGAAGGAGGCTTCCATTGCCAAAATGTTCGCATCCGACACAGCTGTTGCAGTGACCGATGCGGCGATTTCTTTATTTGGTTTAGCGGGATGTATGAAGGAGCTGCCTTTGGAGCGACTGTTCCGGGATGCCAAGGCGACACAGATTTATGAGGGCACGAATGAAATCCATCGAATTGTCATTAGCAGCAAAATTCTTAAGTGA
- a CDS encoding 3-hydroxybutyryl-CoA dehydrogenase, with amino-acid sequence MNVLQKTMVIGAGQMGCGIAQTLIQSGGEVTLYDIKHAAVNRGMSLIEESLKRLVDKEKLTKEQREQFLAKLTPTISLKNAESVDLVIEAAPEQMEIKKSLFKKLDRICKADTILATNTSSLSITDIASATSRPGLVIGMHFMNPVPVMPLVEIISGLATTEETRVKVKKLTQALGKTPVEAKDFPGFIANRILMPMINEAIYAIYEGVAEPEAIDQIMKLGMNHPMGPLALADFIGLDTCLAIMETLQQGFGDSKYRPCPLLRQYVQAGWLGRKSGRGFYLYS; translated from the coding sequence ATGAATGTGCTGCAAAAAACGATGGTGATTGGAGCCGGCCAAATGGGCTGCGGCATTGCTCAGACGCTTATCCAAAGCGGTGGAGAGGTGACGCTCTACGATATTAAGCATGCTGCGGTTAATCGGGGAATGAGCTTGATTGAGGAATCCTTAAAACGGCTTGTGGATAAGGAAAAGCTGACCAAGGAGCAGCGCGAACAATTTCTTGCAAAGCTTACACCTACTATAAGCCTGAAAAATGCCGAGTCTGTAGACCTTGTCATTGAAGCGGCTCCCGAGCAAATGGAAATTAAGAAGTCGTTGTTTAAAAAACTGGATCGCATATGCAAGGCAGATACGATTTTGGCAACCAATACCTCGTCCTTATCCATTACGGACATTGCTTCTGCAACATCGCGGCCGGGGCTCGTCATCGGCATGCACTTTATGAACCCTGTCCCTGTGATGCCGCTGGTTGAGATCATAAGTGGGCTTGCAACCACTGAAGAAACGCGTGTAAAAGTGAAGAAGCTGACACAAGCTCTAGGCAAAACACCTGTAGAGGCGAAGGACTTTCCAGGTTTTATCGCTAATCGCATTCTTATGCCGATGATTAATGAAGCGATTTATGCGATTTATGAAGGTGTCGCTGAACCAGAGGCGATCGACCAAATTATGAAGCTCGGAATGAATCATCCGATGGGACCGCTCGCGCTTGCTGATTTCATTGGCCTTGATACCTGTTTAGCGATTATGGAGACTCTGCAGCAGGGCTTTGGCGATTCCAAATATCGGCCCTGTCCGCTGCTGCGCCAATATGTGCAGGCGGGTTGGCTGGGACGCAAGTCAGGTCGCGGGTTTTACTTGTATTCCTAA
- a CDS encoding acetyl-CoA C-acetyltransferase, which yields MRHTVIVGGQRTAFGKLGGMFKDVKAVELGAAAINGAMLQSGIKAAQVDVVMMGMVLQAGCGQNPARQAARLAGLDWQVPSDTINKVCASGLRAITLAEQIIRAGDADTIVAGGMESMSQTPFAVRTARWGSRLGHTELTDLLLHDGLLCPFDDVLMAVHGNQNASEHGISRSEQDAWALRSHVRASAAIQQGFFAEEITGVSQSRGSLPNLDESPRPDASLEQLARLKPIHNVNSTITAGNAPGVNDGAAALVLMSNEEAIRTGSQSLAKIIGHSTIGTEPPYLAAAPALAIQKLLRKTGASIEDIDLFEVNEAFASVVLICGKILDWDTEKVNVNGGAIALGHPIGASGARILLSLVNELRRRGGGLGIAAICSGGAQGDAVMIEVQG from the coding sequence ATGCGTCATACCGTCATCGTAGGCGGACAAAGAACCGCATTCGGAAAACTAGGCGGCATGTTTAAGGATGTTAAGGCAGTTGAGCTCGGAGCAGCAGCGATCAACGGAGCAATGCTGCAGAGCGGAATTAAGGCTGCCCAAGTTGATGTGGTCATGATGGGTATGGTGCTGCAAGCGGGCTGTGGACAGAATCCTGCACGACAAGCAGCAAGGCTTGCCGGACTGGATTGGCAGGTGCCTTCTGATACGATTAATAAAGTATGCGCCTCAGGACTGCGTGCCATTACCTTGGCAGAGCAAATTATACGGGCAGGAGATGCGGACACGATCGTTGCTGGTGGAATGGAGAGCATGAGCCAAACACCGTTTGCCGTCCGAACAGCAAGATGGGGAAGCCGGTTAGGCCATACGGAGCTAACTGATCTGCTGCTGCATGATGGCTTACTTTGTCCCTTTGATGACGTTCTAATGGCTGTACACGGCAATCAAAACGCATCTGAACATGGCATTAGTCGGTCTGAGCAGGATGCTTGGGCACTCCGAAGCCATGTGCGTGCGAGCGCTGCTATACAACAAGGCTTTTTCGCTGAGGAAATTACAGGGGTTTCTCAGTCACGAGGCTCACTGCCTAACCTTGATGAGTCGCCGCGACCGGATGCAAGCCTAGAACAGCTTGCTCGGCTAAAGCCGATTCATAATGTGAACAGTACGATTACAGCAGGCAATGCTCCCGGTGTCAATGATGGTGCTGCGGCCCTCGTATTAATGTCTAATGAAGAGGCGATCCGAACAGGAAGTCAGTCGCTAGCCAAAATTATCGGGCATAGCACGATTGGAACGGAGCCGCCATATTTGGCTGCAGCACCAGCGCTGGCCATTCAGAAGCTGCTGCGCAAAACCGGCGCTTCGATCGAGGATATCGACTTGTTTGAGGTGAACGAAGCGTTTGCTTCGGTTGTATTAATCTGCGGGAAAATACTGGACTGGGACACAGAAAAGGTAAACGTAAATGGAGGAGCTATAGCTCTTGGCCACCCAATAGGCGCTAGCGGTGCTCGAATTTTACTTTCCTTGGTCAATGAGCTGCGGCGCAGAGGCGGCGGTCTTGGCATAGCGGCTATTTGCAGCGGCGGGGCGCAGGGAGATGCGGTAATGATAGAGGTACAAGGCTAA
- a CDS encoding acyl-CoA dehydrogenase family protein, whose protein sequence is MRFSISEEQELTRSVVRDFSENELAPRAGERDAIGQLDRTLFQKIALLGLTGIPIEERYGGAGGSWLTYAIVIEELSRVCASTAAVLNAHTLYAAWPLYAYGSNEAKSTHLLELTSGTRIGGCALPQAKPASLAARIKGTEAVLNGKHSFVIHGEAADCTVVFARTGANKREMNCSVYLIENDAPGCRIGKKAQKLGLRSLMTSEFEFRQCSIPVSSRLGNEGQGQNIACSLIDIGHIGAAAQSLGLAQGALEAAVDYAKKRKQFGTTIGKQQGISFKLADMAAKIEAARLLTYQAAWRKDEGLSCSKAAAIARKYTADIAVSAAIEAIQIFGGYGYMQEYRMERMLRDAKCLQSEMGTGGMRIDCNSNILPS, encoded by the coding sequence ATGCGATTTTCTATATCCGAGGAGCAAGAGCTCACCCGATCTGTCGTAAGAGATTTTTCAGAAAACGAGCTTGCGCCGCGTGCAGGAGAACGAGATGCAATTGGTCAGCTTGATCGAACGCTTTTTCAAAAAATAGCATTACTCGGTTTAACGGGCATCCCAATCGAAGAGCGCTATGGTGGGGCCGGAGGCAGCTGGCTGACGTATGCCATCGTGATCGAGGAGCTTTCAAGAGTATGTGCATCCACAGCAGCAGTATTAAACGCCCACACCTTATATGCCGCATGGCCGCTTTATGCATATGGCAGCAACGAAGCTAAGAGCACTCATCTCCTTGAGCTAACGAGTGGAACGCGTATTGGGGGCTGCGCACTGCCTCAGGCCAAACCAGCAAGCCTCGCCGCTCGGATAAAGGGAACAGAGGCTGTGTTAAACGGCAAGCATTCCTTTGTCATTCATGGTGAAGCTGCGGATTGCACCGTTGTTTTCGCACGTACAGGAGCAAACAAGAGGGAAATGAACTGCAGCGTTTATCTAATTGAGAATGATGCGCCTGGATGCAGGATCGGGAAAAAAGCTCAAAAGCTAGGCTTACGATCTCTAATGACCTCTGAATTTGAGTTTAGACAGTGCAGCATTCCAGTGAGCTCGAGATTAGGGAATGAGGGTCAAGGACAGAACATCGCATGTTCATTAATAGATATTGGTCATATCGGAGCTGCGGCACAATCGCTTGGTCTTGCACAGGGAGCGCTGGAGGCAGCAGTAGATTACGCTAAGAAGCGCAAGCAGTTCGGCACAACCATTGGCAAACAGCAGGGAATTTCCTTTAAGCTTGCCGACATGGCTGCAAAGATTGAAGCTGCACGACTACTCACTTACCAGGCGGCGTGGCGGAAAGATGAGGGCTTGTCTTGCAGCAAAGCAGCTGCGATAGCTCGTAAATATACAGCGGATATAGCTGTGTCTGCAGCAATTGAAGCTATTCAGATATTTGGCGGCTATGGCTATATGCAGGAATACCGGATGGAAAGAATGCTGCGAGATGCTAAATGCTTGCAATCAGAGATGGGAACAGGCGGTATGAGGATAGATTGTAACTCCAATATATTGCCCAGTTAG
- a CDS encoding GNAT family N-acetyltransferase, whose protein sequence is MFLDELTIARLSEADRDNLAIFDCLNTEEYAAIERRAKKRLEDHSKDMNRFLIYEALEEQEEGYNTTYLLRDSLGLVIAYISLCADAIRLNYKERNNGAIGYEMFPSLKIARLAVHKDYQKHGIGTTLISFAVSKALIMRETVGGVKFITLDCYAHRLSYYTNTKIGFEENLLQTNHGERNKPISLRLHIDNYLDKWS, encoded by the coding sequence ATGTTTCTAGACGAACTCACTATAGCTAGGTTATCCGAAGCAGATCGTGATAATCTAGCTATTTTTGATTGTTTAAATACGGAAGAATACGCAGCAATCGAGCGCAGAGCAAAGAAACGGCTGGAAGATCACTCGAAGGATATGAATCGATTTCTCATTTATGAAGCGTTAGAGGAGCAAGAGGAAGGCTATAATACAACCTACTTATTAAGAGATTCTCTTGGCCTAGTTATTGCCTATATTTCACTTTGTGCAGACGCCATTAGATTAAATTACAAAGAGCGAAACAATGGAGCAATCGGATATGAGATGTTTCCCTCTTTAAAAATAGCAAGACTGGCAGTACACAAAGATTATCAAAAGCATGGAATTGGGACGACCTTAATTTCATTCGCCGTCTCAAAAGCATTAATAATGAGAGAAACAGTAGGCGGCGTAAAGTTTATTACTTTAGATTGCTACGCCCACCGACTTTCTTATTACACAAATACGAAAATTGGGTTTGAAGAAAATCTGCTCCAGACGAACCACGGAGAGAGAAACAAGCCTATTAGTTTGCGACTACATATTGATAACTATTTGGATAAATGGTCCTGA
- a CDS encoding ABC-F family ATP-binding cassette domain-containing protein, translated as MSVIRLENVTKKYGDTLIFRDIYFRINKGERIGLIGRNGAGKSTVFKLILGREEPTLGKVEVDPQVKISYFSQFSELSGSRSVQQELELCYEHIWSIESELKEIGEQLGSVTDDREMDRLLNRQAELFEQMDHHDGWNAAVEIDTVLTKLGFHEQSRQQPVDQLSGGWRNRAALAKMLIEAPDVVLLDEPTNFLDLDGLAWLEQWLHRFSGTMVLVSHDRQFIDRVVTRTIEIENYHFQEYEGNYTDYVRKKKLRKKELDRQFEWEEELLLMEAEEIDDRSKRKSSKDRLSRKLADMKKRVEPHPVNVLITDIYENLRFPNNLCTVESISKSYADRLIFENVSFDIQKEDRIAIIGSNGSGKSTLIKVLTSQESADTGAVRFSKGVNYAYFNQMWDELDQKDTVSHAVNIFGLGLNAPRKKVNKFLSMLQFSEADLQKVIGTLSGGQQARVALAKCLLSGSEIIILDEPTNHLDLTSIQVMEQALIHFPGAVVTVSHDRFFIDKIATKLLTFEPGGSINQQSV; from the coding sequence ATGAGCGTCATTCGGTTAGAAAATGTAACAAAAAAATATGGGGATACTCTTATTTTTCGCGATATTTATTTTCGCATAAACAAGGGCGAGAGAATTGGTCTAATTGGTAGAAACGGTGCAGGAAAATCGACCGTATTCAAGCTGATTCTTGGAAGAGAAGAGCCTACCTTAGGGAAGGTCGAGGTTGATCCTCAGGTTAAGATCAGCTACTTCTCGCAGTTTTCAGAGCTTAGCGGTTCACGTTCTGTTCAGCAGGAGCTTGAGCTCTGCTATGAGCATATTTGGAGCATAGAGAGTGAGCTGAAGGAAATTGGCGAGCAGCTGGGGAGCGTAACCGATGATCGCGAAATGGATCGTTTATTGAATCGGCAAGCGGAGCTTTTTGAACAAATGGATCATCATGATGGATGGAATGCAGCTGTTGAGATCGATACGGTGCTTACGAAGCTCGGCTTCCATGAACAGTCGCGTCAGCAGCCTGTTGATCAGCTTTCTGGCGGCTGGCGCAATCGTGCTGCTCTTGCTAAAATGCTCATCGAAGCTCCTGATGTCGTACTTCTGGATGAGCCGACAAACTTTTTGGACTTGGATGGACTTGCCTGGCTGGAGCAATGGCTGCATCGCTTCAGCGGCACTATGGTGCTGGTATCCCATGATCGTCAATTCATCGACCGCGTAGTTACCCGAACGATTGAAATTGAGAACTATCATTTTCAGGAGTATGAAGGCAATTATACCGACTATGTTCGTAAGAAGAAGCTGCGCAAGAAGGAGCTGGACCGGCAATTTGAATGGGAAGAGGAGCTTCTACTTATGGAGGCTGAAGAGATTGATGATCGTTCCAAACGAAAATCCTCGAAGGATCGCCTTTCGCGCAAGCTGGCGGATATGAAGAAGCGAGTAGAGCCGCATCCCGTAAACGTGTTGATTACCGATATTTATGAAAACCTGCGTTTTCCAAATAATCTATGTACAGTTGAATCCATCAGCAAGAGCTACGCAGACCGCCTAATATTTGAAAACGTCAGCTTTGACATTCAGAAAGAAGATAGAATAGCAATTATCGGCTCTAACGGCAGCGGTAAGTCCACACTAATTAAGGTGCTGACAAGTCAAGAGTCGGCTGATACGGGGGCCGTTCGCTTTAGCAAAGGTGTGAATTATGCTTATTTCAATCAAATGTGGGACGAGCTTGATCAGAAGGACACGGTTAGCCATGCAGTTAATATTTTTGGGCTTGGCCTGAATGCACCGAGGAAAAAAGTGAATAAATTTCTATCTATGCTGCAGTTTTCAGAAGCCGATCTCCAGAAGGTTATTGGAACATTATCCGGTGGACAGCAGGCACGTGTAGCGCTGGCGAAATGCCTTCTGTCTGGTTCGGAAATCATTATTTTGGATGAACCTACTAATCATCTAGATCTGACAAGCATTCAGGTCATGGAGCAGGCATTAATTCATTTTCCCGGGGCAGTGGTGACTGTAAGCCATGATCGTTTCTTTATAGATAAAATAGCTACAAAGCTGCTCACCTTTGAGCCCGGCGGTAGCATTAATCAGCAGTCGGTATAG
- a CDS encoding molybdopterin oxidoreductase family protein has protein sequence MRQLTNTADRQGAIEVIDTQCPFCSVQCKMRITKELPIPGSRRFKYAIEGLPNAASEGRLCVKGMNAHQHAVSSNRILQPLIMQNGQHVPVSWETAIFTIVNKLESISKTYGSDSLGVYGGGSLTNETAYLLGKFARVALRTKHVDYNGRFCMSAAASAGNKAFGVDRGLTCRLSDIPLARCIILAGTNIAECQPTLMPYFNKAKENGAVIIVIDPRVTATAAIADIHLQLKPGTDAALANGLLKVLLDEKLLDESFIHNRTNGFDELKEHMASINLHEVAELTGLKEAALRKAALAYGQAETGIIFTARGVEQQTDGHMAVRNFLNLVLATGKIGKPGCGYGAITGQGNGQGGREHGQKSDQLPGYRSIEDEQDRAYVSSVWGIDPSELPRKGVSAYEMMELIHQKTIRSLFVMGSNPVVSNPNADFVEEGLAGLDFLVVADMFLSETARMADVVLPITAYLENDGTLTNLEGRVLLRESTAAAPGETRHDWSILCDIAEGLGKQRYFSYTNVERIFDELRVASRGGVADYYGITYDRLRREGGVYWPCPSTQEEGNQGMMFEKSFAHSDGRALFVPVSSQKPNETPNGDFPLTMTNGRVLAHYLTGVQTHRSPTLAARNIENYIEIHPRTAKRYNIEDGEWVEVTSRRGSFSVRSRYTEKIREDTLFVPMHWGGVQNVNKATSPDLDPNCKMPGFKTSTVNIRPLRLTYSSIEQQ, from the coding sequence ATGCGGCAATTGACGAATACAGCTGATCGACAAGGTGCGATTGAAGTTATAGATACACAATGTCCGTTTTGCAGTGTGCAATGCAAAATGCGCATTACGAAAGAGCTGCCGATTCCAGGCTCGCGCCGCTTCAAGTATGCAATTGAAGGTCTTCCTAATGCAGCCTCAGAAGGACGCTTATGTGTGAAGGGAATGAACGCCCATCAGCATGCGGTCAGCTCCAATCGTATTCTCCAGCCTCTAATCATGCAAAATGGACAGCATGTCCCTGTCTCTTGGGAAACGGCGATATTTACGATTGTGAATAAGCTTGAATCGATTAGCAAAACCTATGGTTCTGATTCACTCGGTGTTTATGGCGGAGGCTCGCTTACTAATGAAACAGCCTATCTGCTTGGCAAGTTTGCTAGAGTAGCCCTTCGAACGAAGCATGTGGACTACAATGGCCGATTCTGCATGTCAGCTGCCGCATCCGCAGGCAATAAAGCCTTTGGTGTTGATCGCGGTTTAACCTGTAGACTATCCGATATTCCACTTGCTCGGTGCATTATATTAGCCGGTACGAATATCGCTGAATGCCAGCCGACGCTAATGCCTTATTTCAATAAAGCAAAGGAAAATGGAGCCGTCATTATTGTAATTGATCCAAGGGTAACGGCTACGGCGGCTATCGCTGATATTCACTTGCAGTTAAAGCCAGGTACAGATGCCGCGCTTGCTAATGGCCTATTGAAGGTACTGTTGGATGAGAAGCTGCTGGATGAGTCCTTTATCCATAATAGAACGAATGGATTCGACGAGCTTAAGGAGCATATGGCATCGATAAATCTGCATGAGGTGGCTGAGCTTACTGGCTTGAAGGAGGCTGCTCTTCGAAAGGCAGCTCTTGCCTATGGGCAAGCGGAAACGGGCATCATTTTCACCGCGCGCGGTGTTGAGCAGCAGACGGATGGGCATATGGCGGTACGAAACTTTCTAAATCTTGTCCTTGCAACGGGGAAGATCGGCAAGCCCGGCTGCGGCTATGGAGCAATTACCGGACAAGGCAATGGGCAAGGGGGACGGGAGCATGGACAAAAAAGCGACCAATTGCCCGGCTATCGGAGTATTGAGGATGAGCAGGATCGCGCTTACGTTTCCAGCGTGTGGGGAATTGATCCGTCAGAGCTCCCTCGCAAGGGGGTATCTGCCTATGAAATGATGGAGCTTATTCATCAGAAGACGATTCGCTCCTTGTTCGTTATGGGCTCGAATCCTGTCGTCTCGAATCCGAACGCTGATTTTGTAGAGGAAGGATTAGCAGGTTTAGATTTTCTAGTGGTAGCAGACATGTTCCTGTCTGAAACGGCTCGCATGGCAGATGTTGTACTGCCTATAACCGCTTATCTAGAAAACGACGGGACATTAACCAATCTTGAAGGACGGGTGCTTCTGCGTGAATCGACAGCAGCTGCTCCTGGGGAGACAAGGCATGATTGGTCGATTTTATGCGACATTGCGGAGGGACTAGGGAAGCAGCGGTATTTTTCATACACGAATGTAGAGCGAATTTTTGATGAGCTTAGAGTAGCTAGCCGCGGTGGTGTTGCCGATTATTATGGCATAACGTATGACCGATTACGGAGGGAAGGTGGAGTTTACTGGCCCTGCCCTAGCACTCAGGAAGAAGGCAATCAAGGCATGATGTTCGAGAAATCATTTGCCCATTCGGATGGCAGAGCGCTATTCGTGCCTGTATCCAGCCAAAAGCCGAATGAAACGCCTAACGGTGATTTTCCGCTTACGATGACGAACGGAAGAGTACTCGCACATTATTTGACTGGAGTTCAAACGCATAGAAGCCCTACCTTAGCCGCCAGAAATATTGAAAACTACATTGAAATCCATCCACGTACAGCCAAAAGATATAATATAGAAGATGGTGAGTGGGTGGAGGTAACTTCACGCAGAGGCAGCTTTAGCGTACGAAGTCGATATACCGAAAAAATAAGAGAAGATACGTTATTCGTGCCCATGCATTGGGGTGGAGTCCAAAATGTTAATAAAGCAACAAGTCCAGATCTTGATCCGAATTGTAAAATGCCTGGTTTTAAAACCTCAACCGTTAACATTAGACCGCTGCGCTTAACGTATTCAAGCATTGAACAGCAATAG